One Rhipicephalus microplus isolate Deutch F79 chromosome 4, USDA_Rmic, whole genome shotgun sequence genomic window carries:
- the LOC142814466 gene encoding uncharacterized protein LOC142814466, which yields MPFSQNELSSRPEVCSATRGPVTRTQSETSSCWTPPWDLDTGLLPITAQEEVAAQRQPQRQSKLILVPAAVVVFLMVSAITASVMFGHEFGSNYATPLETSDGKVDDGDSGGPHGKTVGARLVTTGDDNADIDNISSVINASTVTADPEPWRGKSHVRGP from the exons ATGCCTTTCAGCCAAAACGAGCTAA GCTCAAGACCAGAGGTTTGTAGTGCCACGCGTGGACCAGTCACCCGGACGCAGTCAGAGACTTCTTCCTGTTGGACTCCACCTTGGGATCTCGACACTGGTCTGCTTCCTATTACCGCCCAGGAGGAAGTTGCAGCTCAAAGACAACCACAACGCCAG TCAAAGCTCATCCTGGTACCGGCCGCGGTCGTGGTTTTCCTTATGGTCTCGGCTATCACGGCTTCGGTGATGTTCGGCCATGAGTTTGGCAGCAACTACGCCACGCCACTCGAAACTTCAGACGGCAAGGTTGATGATGGGGACAGCGGTGGACCACACGGGAAGACTGTCGGTGCCCGCTTGGTAACGACGGGAGACGACAACGCGGACATTGACAATATAAGCAGTGTCATCAATGCCAGCACGGTTACCGCCGATCCCGAGCCCTGGCGCGGGAAGTCTCACGTCCGTGGGCCGTGA